The following are encoded in a window of Palaemon carinicauda isolate YSFRI2023 chromosome 31, ASM3689809v2, whole genome shotgun sequence genomic DNA:
- the LOC137624650 gene encoding bone marrow stromal antigen 2-like, translating to MASTNQNLSLDNPTWEYLHSNFRKAELQKHCRDLGITKVWVTKEKLVDMIMEKRRSLQAVAQEKGAMSQEEKSEIEELKERINIRDLEIEEMNVVMKAAQVTINKLNDRLSTLEEQVRRLKGTSSDETTTMRVTSSHSLNTIKTS from the coding sequence ATGGCTTCGACAAATCAGAATTTGTCTCTGGATAATCCTACTTGGGAGTATCTTCATAGTAATTTTCGCAAGGCTGAATTACAGAAGCATTGTCGTGACCTTGGTATTACCAAAGTTTGGGTAACGAAGGAGAAGCTTGTTGATATGATAATGGAAAAACGTCGATCACTTCAAGCAGTCGCTCAAGAAAAAGGAGCTATGTCACAAGAGGAAAAATCAGAAATAGAAGAACTGAAAGAAAGGATAAACATCCGTGATttagaaatagaagaaatgaacgtggtgatgaaagctgctcaagtcacaataaacaaactaaacgatCGACTGTCTACATTGGAGGAGCAAGTGAGGAGGCTTAAGGGAACTTCGTCCGATGAAACCACTACAATGAGAGTGACGTCATCACATAGCCTAAATACAATCAAAACCAGCTAA